The genomic region AATTTAAATTTTGCCATCATACAACCTCCGGAGCCAAAGAAACGATTTTCATGAAACCGGCGTAACGTACTTCACGGCTTACCGGTCCGAAAATACGTGTCCCGACTGGCTCACGTTTTTTATCCAGGATAACTGCGGCATTTTCGTCGAAACGGATCAGAGAACCGTTTTCACGGTGAACCTCTTTTTTCGTACGGACGACAACCGCGGTTACTACCTGACCTCTTTTGATCTTACCGGTAGGAGCCGCTTTTTTGACCGATGCGATGATAACATCGCCGACAGTCGCATAACGGCGTTTTGAACCGCCAAGAACCTTGATACACATGAGCTCTTTAGCCCCTGTGTTATCCGCTACAACAAGACGGGTAAAACTCTGGATCATGCTTCTACCCCTTTAACAAGAGTTTTGAAACGGAATGATTTGCTTTTCGAGAGCGGACGGCACTCGATCGCAACGACTTCGTCACCAACGTTAAGCTGGTTGTTTTCGTCGTGAATCATGTATTTTTTGAAACGTTTTACCGTTTTGTGGTAGCGTGGGTGCATTACGCGGCGTTCAACAACGATAGTCGCTGTTTTGTCACCCGCTTTTTTGACTACGATACCTTGAATTTCACGTTTATGTGTCATAGCTTGGCCCTTACTTCACCGCGCTGAGCGCAGTGTTGATGCGTGCAATGTCTTTTTTCGCAGCACGAAGTTCGCTCGTGTTGGTCAATTGCATCATTTTTTGCTTGATTTTCAAAGTAAAGAGCTCAATTTTTTTCTCTTTGAGCATCCCTTGAAGTTCAACAGCTGTTTTACCGTTCAAATCAGTATACTTCATTGCTCATCTCCGCTGTAACAATTTTTGTTTTGAATGGGAGTTTCTGCATTGCAAGCGCCAACGCTTCACGCGCCAGACCCTCTTCAACGCCGCCCATTTCAAAAATGATACGACCCGGTTCGATGTTCATGACCCACTGATCGACGCCACCTTTACCTTTACCCATCCGCACTTCGAGTGGTTTGGCAGTAAGAGGTTTCGCAGGGAAAACGCGAATCCAGATTTTACCGTTACGTTTGATGTGACGGGTAGCCGCGATACGAGCCGCTTCGATTTGACGGGA from Campylobacterota bacterium harbors:
- the rpmC gene encoding 50S ribosomal protein L29 is translated as MKYTDLNGKTAVELQGMLKEKKIELFTLKIKQKMMQLTNTSELRAAKKDIARINTALSAVK
- the rpsQ gene encoding 30S ribosomal protein S17, with amino-acid sequence MTHKREIQGIVVKKAGDKTATIVVERRVMHPRYHKTVKRFKKYMIHDENNQLNVGDEVVAIECRPLSKSKSFRFKTLVKGVEA
- the rplN gene encoding 50S ribosomal protein L14 encodes the protein MIQSFTRLVVADNTGAKELMCIKVLGGSKRRYATVGDVIIASVKKAAPTGKIKRGQVVTAVVVRTKKEVHRENGSLIRFDENAAVILDKKREPVGTRIFGPVSREVRYAGFMKIVSLAPEVV
- the rplP gene encoding 50S ribosomal protein L16 → MLMPKRTKYRKQMKGRNRGYATRGNKLDFGTIGFKATEAGRINSRQIEAARIAATRHIKRNGKIWIRVFPAKPLTAKPLEVRMGKGKGGVDQWVMNIEPGRIIFEMGGVEEGLAREALALAMQKLPFKTKIVTAEMSNEVY